CAGGGTGATCCTAGATAATTTCTTCTTAGTTCAGCAATCTGTGAAGCTCCTccacctgaagaaaatgccattGATCTTGTTTAAGCTTGATAGTTCGAAAGCATTCGACTCGGTGGCTTGGCCTTTCGTCTTGGAGGTGCTTCGTCATAGGGGTTTTGGCTACAAGTGTATTTCCATAATTGCGACCCTTCTCCGCACCTCCTCCTCGCAGGTTTTGATCAATGGTTGCCCTTTCAGCCCTATTGTGCATGATCGCAGCCTGCGGCTAAGTGACGCCATATCTCCTCTATGCTTTTCGTTATTGTTATTGATGTACTCGATGCTATCCTCCGGAAGTTCGATCGGGAGGGGATCTTCCTACCCCTCTTCCATTGGGGCATTAAGCATTGTGCTTCTTATTCGCAAGAGAATGTGGCACTCTTCGTACGACTAATCTACGCATGATCTGGTCGGTGCCCGCTTCCTCCTTGAGATTTTCAAAAATGCTTCAGCTCTGAAGGTTAATCTTTCTAAGAGCGCGTTGGTTCCCATTCTCTGCCAAGGAATAGACATACAATGCCTCTCCGCGAAATTCCCTTGCCCAGTTTCCTCCTTCCAGATTAAGTATCTGGGCCTCTCGCTATCCCACTCATGGCTCCACAAGGCTGATCTCTTTACCCCTTGTGGAATTATTTTCCAACAAGCCCCCGGCCTAGAAGACGGTCATGATCCCCACTACCGGGCGCATCTTGCTCATGAACTTGGATCTCACCGCGCTGGGAATTTACCACATGCTCTTGATGTTCCACCATGGGTCCTCAAGGCGGCGGGCAAAATCCTTCATGGATTTTTATGGGCAAACTCGTATTGCACCAAGGAGGGAAATGTTTGGTCCCTTGGAAGAACGTGTGCACCCCTTTGCACCTTGGGGGGTTAGGTATGCACGATCCGAAGGACATCAACGCTGCGCTCCACACTAAGTGGCTTCGGACGGCAAAAACCTCTGATCACATCCCCTGGTCTGATGTTTACCTCTCTGTCTCGAATGAAGCCACGACCACCTTCAGGGCCTCGTCTTCTCTTGTGGTTATGGATGGGGCCTATTCACTCTTTTTGCACGACAATTGGATTGATGGATCGAGCATACCTATGCTGGTGCCGGACCTAGTGGTCGTTGTCCGCCCCCATGCTCTTGCTTGCCACACGATCAAGGATGGCATGGCAAAGCCTCTTGGGTAAGTGACCTCTGTGGCCAACTATCTGTGGCGACAATCGTACAATTCCTTGAATTATGGTTGAAGATCTTCGGTACGGCCACGTCTACCGGCCCGGACTTGTGGCCTTGGAAGTGGACGGCTTCTGCTGAGCACTCCACTAAGCCTTCCTACATTGTGACGTTCGCTGGCCGCATTGAGTGTGGCTGTGGTGAGCTCATCTGGAAGCCTGGGTCTCATATGAAGTTCAAGTTCTTCGCGTGGCTAGCCCTTTGGGAACGGTGTTGGACCTTGGATCGCTTGGCAAGATGGAGCCTCTCGCATCAGGCATTTCCCCCCTTTGCGGGCAATAAGTTGAGTCGATCGAGCACCTCCTCCTATGTTGTGTCTCTGCGCGGGAGGCCGGTACGACACTCTCCAGTTGATTGGCATTGCTCACCTCGCACCCACAACTGACGACTCAATCCTCgagtgtgttggggaacgtagcaataattcaaaattttcctacgtgtcagcaagatcaatctaggagatgctagcaacgagagagagggagtgcatcttcatacccttgaagatcgctaagcggaagcgttacaagaacgcggttgatggagtcgtactcgcggcgattcaaatcgtagaagatccgatctagcgccgaacggacggcgcctccgcgttcaacacacgtacagcccggggacgtctcctccttcttgatccagcaaggggagagaagaagttgagggagaactccagcagcacgacggcgttgttgcaatggagctcgtggttctccggcagagcttcgctaagcactacggaggaggaggaggtgtatgaggagggagggctgcgccagggaggaggtgcggctgccctcccacccctccactatatataggggcaaggggagagggggaggcgccctagggtttcccctagggggcggcggccaagcagattggatctccctagggaaaatcctagagagacttgccccccaagccaagcaagtggaggcttgcctcccaagccaggtggaggcgccccacctccccaagtaacgtgggaaacggtgtggggggcgcaccaccccttagtgggctggtttgccccttcccctttggcccatgaggccctccaacacttgccggggctcccgaaacacctttcggtcatgctggccatagcctggtaccctcggaacacttccggactccaatacccttcgtccaatatatcgatcttcaccgccggaccattccggaactcctcgtgatgtccgggatctcatccaggactccgaacaaccttcggtaaccacatactatttcccataacaactctagcgtcaccgaaccttaagtgtgtagaccctacgggtttgggaaccatgcagacatgaccgagacacctctccggccaataaccaatagcgggatctggatacccatattggctcccacatgttccacgatgatctcatcggatgaaccacgatgtcggggattcaatcaatcccgtatacaattccctttgtccatcggtatgtttacttgcccgagattcgatcgtcagtatcccaatacctcgttcaatctcgttaccggcaagtctctttactcgttccgtaacgcatgatcccgtggctaactccttagtcacattgagctcattatgatgatgcattaccgagtgggcccagagatacctctccgtcatacggagtgacaaattccagtctcgattcgtgccaacccaacagacactttcggagatacctgtaatgcacttgtatagccacccagttacgttgtgacgtttggtacacccaaagcattcctacggtatccgggagttgcacaatctcatggtctaaggaaatgatacttgacattagaaaagcttttagcaaacgaactacacgatcttgtgctatgcttaggattgggtcttgtccatcacatcattctcctaatgatgtgaccccgttatcaatgacatccaatgtccatggtcaagaaaccataaccatctattgatcaacgagctagtcaactagaggcttactagggacatgttgtggtctatgtattcacacatgtattacggtttccagttaatacaattatagcatgaacaatagacaattatcatgaacaaggaaatacaataataaccattttattattgcctctagggcatatttccaacagagtgGTGGTCTTACTGCCAAACTGCCATTCCCCCAAAGATGAGCAAATGCGTCAATCCGGTGATCCTTTGCTCCCTGGGATGCATTTGGCCCGAGCACAACCGGTGAGTTTTCAAGAACCATTCGTTAGGCCCTATGGCTGTGATAGAGAAGATCCCCGAACATTTTCGCGATTGGCGGAAGGTGGGTAACGGTAGTCTAAAGCAAGTAGTCCCATTGCGTGCCCAAGCGGATGGCCTGAGCTGCCTCTTCCCCACACACCCCCTGTACGGTGGCACAAACTTCATCGGTGAAGATCTCCTTGAAGTATGACGTTGTTGTACACTCCATTTCAGAAGGCACCAACTTCCACAGACCATCAACATCTCTAAGCTTCTTAATTTTATTTTTGCGCGCCCTTCGAACAACTTTTTTTTACGTGAAACCCTCCAAACAGCTTTACACTGGAAAATTTGGTGTTACGGCCCCCCTCTCGGCGAGCCAACAGATCTATGACCTTTGCATCCAGAACATTTCTTCCCGGTAGAGCGTCTCATTCATGATGTTTGTGAGACATCTTGCGAGGGTCGCCATTATGTTGATGTAGTAGTGCAAAGCTCTTTCCGGAGTTTACCCAGCTCCCGCAACACGATTCGGAATTTTATCCAAGTTCAGCCCTGAAGAACTCCCATGCGCTCGTAAATCTCGCCAAGGTTGTGCTTAGGATCGGCATTAGCCCACAAGGACGAAATATTTGTAGGGAGGTCGCCTGCCCGCTCTGAGAAGACTTGGTACTGTTTGCACTTCTGTTGTCGCTGGTTCCATTCTTCGTGTCCAATTTTACTAGAGAGTGGCGTGTCCAATTCACATCAGCCACTGCACGATCTAGTCTTACTCGATCATCTTGCTGTCCAATGCGCTTATTGTCATAAGTAAAAGGGGCGCCTGAGAAACTAAGATCTGTCAATTTGCAGACATGCAACACGTCCATGAAAGCTACCATCTGGTTCTCAGCTAGCTGTATAAGGGAAAAATGCTCGTACTGCCACAAAGTTCGTTAAAGTCGCCCACAAGCATCCAAGGCAGATCGGAAACCGCTTTTAAGGACTGAATGGTAGACCACATAAGATGTCTATTTTCCACTCTTAGTTCACCATAGACATATGCCAGGACAACTCCGAAGGCGAGGTAGTGCATTTGAATTTATGAAAATATGAACAAAATAGTTTTGAAATGCATGGATAGTGTTACTGAAATTATGAAATAGGGATCTAACTTTTTTGTAAAATTTAATTGATCTTTTGTGAAATATAATTGAATTAGCAAATTCATCTGTAGTGCATTTAAAATTATGAACCCAGTCaaatgcatatgtagtgtagttgATTTCTTTTGAAATGTATGTATATTGCATCTAAACTTATGAAAATAGGAAGAAAATAATTGTGAAATTCATGTGTAATGTatccaaaaaattaaaatagaAATGAAATCTAGTATAAAAAAACTAAATTCTAATTCCATTTTTCTTATTGAAATTGCTTCGGTTTTGTGCAAAAAATGTGTTGCGACTTTTTAAATCATTGTGTATTAGAGTCTTCTGATTTTATTTTTCAAGAAAACTCAAAAGTCTTGCATCTCGATGCAAAGAAGAATTTATACAGCCCCTAAGAAGGGCAGCATCCATTATTACAACATGACACCTCTAATCGCTAGGCATCGCCCCTGCCAGTAGCAACATCGCTAGATCCCTCGTCCACAGGGTCGCCGCTGCCTGACTTCTGCCTTGATCGTGTCAAGGATGCGAGCTAAGATAATGTTGGGATGCTTCCAAATGCACCTTGACACCATCAAGATGGCAAAGTACGTGCCCTTCGGAGTAGAATGAATGGACATGTTTTTTGCCACCAGTCCATGAAATCTCCCCTACAATGGGGGAAGGGGGTGTAGGGTCGTCAATTGGATCCAAGATAGCACCTCATCTCCCACCATAAGGCCAATGGACTCAAGGACCCACAATTTACTAACTGGTTGACGTGGGAGTGGACGACATGGATTGGCATTTAGCGGTCTTCTGATTGTGCATCTTTTCTGAAATTGCATTAAAGCATGTGTGTAGACTTTACCTGAATTTGAAATAGTGTCCAAAAACTCTGTGAAATGGGTATGCAATACTTTGTGGAATGCATGGTTATGAAAAATTTACAGATTGTGAATTAATGTGTGAATCTTTTGTGGACTGCAGTGGCGGGGCGGGGTTCTTCTTTCCGGCCATTGTCGATGCAGAGCAATGGGAATACGCCGCCACTGTTCTCCCTCGGGAGTGGCCGTGGGATGCCACCACCTGCTGTTTATTCCCGGAAACAGGGGGCTAGCGCCGATGGCGGGCCTTCTGCCGTACAGAGTGACGGCGGCGGCAACCACCTTCCCAGCAGCACTGACGTTGGCCACGGCCAACCAGTGAGCGAGAGGCCGCTTCAGATCGTTCCTGCTAACACCAGAGCTGGGACGGGCAAGAACATGCCACCGGCCGGTGGCAACGGCGGCTCTGCCGTGCCGGCAAACGGCCGCGTACGGAAGACACGCGCACCCAAGGGGAGCAGCACTCTAGGGGAATCCAGGAAGGTGCCCGGCAAGAAATCTGACGCCGGTGAACCGGCGGGCATGCACCATGGCACCCAAGACAACAACCAGCTGAAGACTGTCTCGGCTCCAAGCAACAGCAGGAATAGGAAGAGCACGGCCTCTGCCTCGGCCGTGCCATCGAGCCGGAGGCCTCGCAGGAATAACAGTAGCATGTCCGGCACGGCGGCGGCCAGAGCCAAGAAGCACACCATCCTGACATGGCTGATCGACTCCGGTGTGCTCAAAGAGAACGAGAAGGTCTCGTACGTGGACAGCACCAGCTTCGCCACGAAGGCCTCTGGCGCGGTGACTAGGGCCGGCATCCAGTGCACCTGCTGCAACACCGCGATGGCGCCCCCGACCTTCTCGTCCCACGCCGGCTCTGAGGACTCGACACCGTGGGAGAGGCTCCTGCTAAAGTCCGGCAAGTCGTTGCTGGAGTGCGTGCGGGAGGCGTGGCAGGGGGAGGACCTGAGGACCTTACACGCCAAGCAGAAGGCACGGGCTGCGCTGGAGAAAGAACGGGAGAGGAGCACACAGGAGAAGAAGCGTGCTCTGCTGCTCGCCAAGCAGAGCAGGAAGGAACCAGCCCTCGCCCTCGACGGGACCAACTATGGGGGGGACGACGACCGGAGCGACGACGCGTGCGGTGTGTGCGCAGACGGCGGACAGCTGCTGTGCTGCGACAGCTGCCCGTCCACCTTCCAC
The Aegilops tauschii subsp. strangulata cultivar AL8/78 chromosome 3, Aet v6.0, whole genome shotgun sequence genome window above contains:
- the LOC109740792 gene encoding increased DNA methylation 1 isoform X1 gives rise to the protein MPLNMLISGVAGRGSSFRPLSMQSNGNTPPLFSLGSGRGMPPPAVYSRKQGASADGGPSAVQSDGGGNHLPSSTDVGHGQPVSERPLQIVPANTRAGTGKNMPPAGGNGGSAVPANGRVRKTRAPKGSSTLGESRKVPGKKSDAGEPAGMHHGTQDNNQLKTVSAPSNSRNRKSTASASAVPSSRRPRRNNSSMSGTAAARAKKHTILTWLIDSGVLKENEKVSYVDSTSFATKASGAVTRAGIQCTCCNTAMAPPTFSSHAGSEDSTPWERLLLKSGKSLLECVREAWQGEDLRTLHAKQKARAALEKERERSTQEKKRALLLAKQSRKEPALALDGTNYGGDDDRSDDACGVCADGGQLLCCDSCPSTFHPECLAVKVPEDCWVCHYCRCFLCSADDDGHGGLSDCNQCTRKYHQHCRAPLLAGHEIGPYCSEACNKIAVNLSNMVGATTSIGEEGHSWSLLKIQRGSMTSDSAALLECNAKLAVAFGVLDLCFNPVKDRLTGIDMIRQAVYSVESDFKRLSYEGFYTIVLQKDTEIISVALLRFHGAKLVEMPFACTLPQYHRQGMMRRLVNAIDKVLESVQVENLVISAVAEVVDTWKKLGFMTVDPQLRDEAKRLSMVTIAGTILLQKPTALPMTEDELAFLEMGWPLCSFVDLLNGIAFPWPPYADPVAAAVRGAGGKA
- the LOC109740792 gene encoding increased DNA methylation 1 isoform X3, which produces MAAESREVPNKNARDCRVGATREEKGDRLPKHCGSRVTPVAGRGSSFRPLSMQSNGNTPPLFSLGSGRGMPPPAVYSRKQGASADGGPSAVQSDGGGNHLPSSTDVGHGQPVSERPLQIVPANTRAGTGKNMPPAGGNGGSAVPANGRVRKTRAPKGSSTLGESRKVPGKKSDAGEPAGMHHGTQDNNQLKTVSAPSNSRNRKSTASASAVPSSRRPRRNNSSMSGTAAARAKKHTILTWLIDSGVLKENEKVSYVDSTSFATKASGAVTRAGIQCTCCNTAMAPPTFSSHAGSEDSTPWERLLLKSGKSLLECVREAWQGEDLRTLHAKQKARAALEKERERSTQEKKRALLLAKQSRKEPALALDGTNYGGDDDRSDDACGVCADGGQLLCCDSCPSTFHPECLAVKVPEDCWVCHYCRCFLCSADDDGHGGLSDCNQCTRKYHQHCRAPLLAGHEIGPYCSEACNKIAVNLSNMVGATTSIGEEGHSWSLLKIQRGSMTSDSAALLECNAKLAVAFGVLDLCFNPVKDRLTGIDMIRQAVYSVESDFKRLSYEGFYTIVLQKDTEIISVALLRFHGAKLVEMPFACTLPQYHRQGMMRRLVNAIDKVLESVQVENLVISAVAEVVDTWKKLGFMTVDPQLRDEAKRLSMVTIAGTILLQKPTALPMTEDELAFLEMGWPLCSFVDLLNGIAFPWPPYADPVAAAVRGAGGKA
- the LOC109740792 gene encoding increased DNA methylation 1 isoform X2, with protein sequence MQSNGNTPPLFSLGSGRGMPPPAVYSRKQGASADGGPSAVQSDGGGNHLPSSTDVGHGQPVSERPLQIVPANTRAGTGKNMPPAGGNGGSAVPANGRVRKTRAPKGSSTLGESRKVPGKKSDAGEPAGMHHGTQDNNQLKTVSAPSNSRNRKSTASASAVPSSRRPRRNNSSMSGTAAARAKKHTILTWLIDSGVLKENEKVSYVDSTSFATKASGAVTRAGIQCTCCNTAMAPPTFSSHAGSEDSTPWERLLLKSGKSLLECVREAWQGEDLRTLHAKQKARAALEKERERSTQEKKRALLLAKQSRKEPALALDGTNYGGDDDRSDDACGVCADGGQLLCCDSCPSTFHPECLAVKVPEDCWVCHYCRCFLCSADDDGHGGLSDCNQCTRKYHQHCRAPLLAGHEIGPYCSEACNKIAVNLSNMVGATTSIGEEGHSWSLLKIQRGSMTSDSAALLECNAKLAVAFGVLDLCFNPVKDRLTGIDMIRQAVYSVESDFKRLSYEGFYTIVLQKDTEIISVALLRFHGAKLVEMPFACTLPQYHRQGMMRRLVNAIDKVLESVQVENLVISAVAEVVDTWKKLGFMTVDPQLRDEAKRLSMVTIAGTILLQKPTALPMTEDELAFLEMGWPLCSFVDLLNGIAFPWPPYADPVAAAVRGAGGKA